From a region of the Paenibacillus lutimineralis genome:
- a CDS encoding helix-turn-helix domain-containing protein: MSKPDTFTAIEKLAILEELSSGEGTRAEVARQHKISINTLVKWRKRYELYGMDGLEIRTRNCSYSSELKTQAVQDYLSGQYSQYELIVKYKIASRTQLKRWIDKYNGHSNLKTYNGGARSMTKSRTTTWQERMNIALYCIAHERDYRKTADQFEVSYNQVYQWVKKYESGGPDALKDGRGRKKAPEELTETDRQKFAMKQLEYENERLRAENAFLKKLRELQGR, encoded by the coding sequence TTGTCAAAACCAGACACATTCACAGCAATAGAAAAATTAGCAATTTTAGAAGAGTTAAGTTCGGGGGAGGGCACTCGGGCCGAAGTCGCTCGCCAACATAAAATCAGTATTAATACATTGGTGAAATGGCGTAAACGTTACGAGCTTTATGGAATGGATGGATTGGAAATCCGAACTCGTAACTGCAGTTATTCATCAGAACTGAAAACCCAGGCGGTCCAGGATTATCTTTCGGGACAATACTCGCAATACGAACTAATCGTTAAATATAAAATTGCAAGCCGTACTCAACTCAAACGGTGGATCGACAAGTATAATGGTCATAGCAACTTGAAAACGTATAACGGGGGCGCAAGGTCTATGACAAAAAGTCGGACTACTACTTGGCAGGAACGAATGAATATCGCGCTTTATTGTATTGCACATGAGCGTGACTATCGGAAGACGGCAGACCAGTTTGAGGTTTCCTACAATCAAGTGTACCAGTGGGTGAAGAAATATGAGAGTGGGGGGCCGGATGCGCTAAAGGATGGGCGAGGTCGAAAGAAAGCACCCGAGGAACTGACTGAAACCGATCGGCAGAAATTTGCAATGAAACAACTGGAATATGAAAATGAACGGTTAAGAGCGGAGAACGCATTCTTAAAAAAGTTACGGGAATTGCAAGGGAGATGA
- a CDS encoding helix-turn-helix transcriptional regulator, whose translation MAGVHPAYLSKLFKQETGMTVIEYIQRQKIEEAKKLLTLSDASPLRAASLLNFHDQSHFTKVFKKYTGVTPKQYKNHAV comes from the coding sequence GTGGCCGGTGTTCACCCTGCATATCTCTCTAAGTTGTTCAAGCAAGAGACAGGCATGACCGTCATCGAATATATTCAACGACAGAAGATCGAAGAAGCTAAGAAGCTCCTTACTCTCTCTGATGCCTCTCCCCTTCGCGCCGCCAGTCTGCTAAATTTCCACGATCAGAGCCATTTCACGAAGGTCTTCAAGAAATATACCGGCGTCACGCCGAAGCAATACAAGAATCATGCTGTCTAA
- a CDS encoding sensor histidine kinase yields MIKDLLLDILDILFPLLLYQLVCITNYNFYKKDLRRQMLLGLCCGVAIVLSMLLPTSITNDFDSDLRTIPLIIAVLYGSNVGGTISFILFFMCRYLIGLDNILIAFMTSLLIYAAAYPFAARFNKKSPQFRFIISILLTITAFIVLWGGFTLTNQMPESYSQFFILQVFILQLITMCMAVLLMEVTIKAICMQEQIIRTEKLNVTSQLAASLAHEIRSPLTSIKGFLQLSLRNAEGKNKKYLEISMMELGRMEYIINDFLNYAKPQMESIGVFPVSEILFQIKDEMEPIARANHVDLQMLAEEDLWIQADLSKIKQALTHIIRNSIDATSASKGQVSIAAYRQYNQICIRIRDNGVGMSAEQLSILGASFYSTKMNGTGLGLMVTFRIIQSIGGRVEFKSVKGEGTTALVKLPTAPDLQLKA; encoded by the coding sequence ATGATAAAAGATCTGTTACTGGATATTCTCGATATATTATTTCCATTATTGTTATACCAATTGGTCTGCATTACAAATTATAACTTCTATAAAAAAGATCTACGGAGGCAGATGCTTCTCGGATTATGCTGTGGAGTCGCAATTGTGTTATCCATGCTTTTGCCAACGAGTATTACGAATGACTTTGACAGCGATCTCAGAACCATACCGTTAATCATTGCTGTTTTATATGGGAGTAATGTAGGCGGCACCATCTCCTTTATTCTTTTCTTCATGTGCCGTTATTTAATCGGTTTGGACAACATTTTAATCGCTTTCATGACCTCACTTTTGATCTACGCTGCCGCATATCCTTTTGCCGCCCGCTTCAATAAGAAATCTCCGCAATTCCGGTTCATCATTAGCATCCTGTTAACAATTACTGCTTTTATTGTTTTATGGGGCGGATTCACTTTGACGAATCAAATGCCCGAGTCTTACTCCCAATTCTTTATACTACAAGTTTTCATACTGCAATTAATTACGATGTGCATGGCTGTCTTGTTAATGGAAGTGACGATTAAAGCGATTTGCATGCAAGAACAAATTATCCGTACTGAAAAGCTGAATGTAACCAGCCAATTGGCTGCGTCTTTAGCACATGAAATTCGTTCGCCGCTAACTTCGATTAAAGGTTTCTTGCAGTTATCACTGCGGAACGCGGAAGGGAAAAACAAAAAGTATCTGGAAATATCAATGATGGAACTTGGCCGCATGGAATATATCATTAATGATTTCCTGAATTACGCTAAACCGCAAATGGAGTCGATTGGAGTGTTCCCGGTATCCGAAATATTGTTTCAAATTAAAGATGAAATGGAGCCGATTGCACGGGCAAACCATGTGGATTTGCAGATGTTGGCAGAAGAGGATTTATGGATCCAGGCAGATTTGTCCAAAATAAAGCAAGCGCTGACCCATATCATTAGGAACTCTATAGATGCGACTTCAGCATCAAAAGGACAAGTATCTATAGCCGCTTATCGGCAATACAATCAGATTTGTATCCGGATTCGTGATAACGGTGTGGGCATGTCAGCAGAACAACTGTCGATATTAGGAGCTTCTTTCTATTCCACCAAGATGAATGGCACCGGTCTTGGGCTGATGGTGACCTTTCGGATTATCCAGTCGATTGGAGGAAGAGTGGAGTTTAAGAGCGTCAAGGGAGAGGGAACTACCGCCCTTGTCAAGCTTCCAACTGCTCCTGATTTACAATTGAAAGCTTGA
- a CDS encoding cobalamin-independent methionine synthase II family protein: MSKKFQTVGSLLRPQNLLSYKHQIEHRDDITYPFYTDFSGYEECEHQATKRVIDQEIQHGLEIITDGEFSKSMWHLDFVWGLAGINRYIAEHGYFFRDKDETQKYETRRDIGLRITAPLSGKNHHFISIFQRQADITGDRETKLCIPSPSHIFGELSWSDNIGGKDSVYATPQELKAGLIQAYKEFVQEYAAAGGKILQFDDCLWEIFADDNPNSPYTGQNIDQEAVQALATEFIDINNTVIDFGHSLGLKMWTHNCRGNYDSRNMGGGSYSKIADLFLKQLKYDRFFLEWDDDRAGSLDALAVFKDKPDTEIVLGLLSSKTNTLDDESRVLQLLDEASKIIPKERLLLSHQCGFASCDGGNELTEDEQWAKIDQGQNIALKYWGE; this comes from the coding sequence ATGAGCAAGAAATTTCAAACGGTCGGCAGCTTGCTTCGCCCTCAGAACCTGCTGAGCTACAAACACCAAATCGAACACCGCGACGATATTACGTATCCGTTCTATACCGATTTCTCGGGATATGAGGAATGCGAACATCAAGCGACTAAAAGAGTGATAGATCAAGAAATTCAGCATGGACTTGAGATTATAACGGACGGCGAATTCTCAAAGTCGATGTGGCACCTGGATTTTGTATGGGGATTAGCAGGTATCAACCGCTATATTGCCGAGCACGGCTACTTCTTCCGTGACAAGGACGAGACCCAAAAATACGAAACTCGCCGCGACATCGGTCTGCGCATTACCGCACCGCTTAGCGGCAAGAACCATCATTTCATTAGCATTTTCCAAAGACAGGCTGATATTACAGGTGACAGAGAAACGAAGCTCTGTATCCCTTCGCCATCTCATATTTTCGGAGAACTCTCATGGTCTGACAACATCGGCGGCAAAGATTCCGTCTATGCCACACCGCAGGAATTAAAAGCGGGGCTTATTCAAGCGTACAAAGAATTTGTTCAGGAATACGCTGCAGCAGGAGGTAAAATTCTGCAATTCGATGATTGCCTTTGGGAGATTTTTGCGGATGACAACCCCAACTCTCCGTACACGGGCCAAAATATTGATCAAGAAGCTGTGCAGGCATTGGCGACGGAATTTATCGACATCAACAACACAGTGATTGACTTCGGTCACAGCCTTGGACTGAAAATGTGGACGCACAACTGCCGTGGCAACTACGATTCTCGAAATATGGGCGGTGGATCGTACAGCAAAATTGCCGATTTGTTCTTGAAGCAGCTGAAATACGACCGCTTCTTCCTGGAGTGGGATGACGATAGAGCCGGTTCGCTTGACGCACTTGCGGTGTTCAAGGATAAGCCAGATACTGAAATCGTACTTGGTTTGCTGTCGAGTAAAACAAACACCCTTGACGACGAATCCCGCGTACTCCAATTACTTGACGAAGCATCCAAGATTATCCCGAAAGAACGCTTGCTCCTCTCGCACCAGTGCGGCTTTGCCTCCTGTGACGGCGGCAATGAACTGACCGAAGATGAGCAATGGGCGAAGATTGATCAAGGGCAAAACATCGCTCTGAAATACTGGGGCGAGTAA
- a CDS encoding LysR family transcriptional regulator has translation MTLQQLKYFIEIVNCGSINKAAESLYISQPSLSNAVKDLEAEIGVELFNRTPKGITLTMDGVEFLGYARQVVEQASLLEQRYLSKKPTRRLCSISTQHYAFAVNAFVNMVKKTNADEYEFTLRETRTHEIIEDVKTLRSELGILYMNPFNRRVLEKLLRENGLTFHPLFTAKPHIFVSTLNPLAKQEYVTPEDLEEYPCLSFDQGENNSFYFSEEILSTAYSKKTIRVSDRATIFNLMIGLNGYTISTGIVSADLNGDNIIAVPLRIEDTIVVGWIAHNSIQLTKQAMMYLEELKQVVSEYDVLMDG, from the coding sequence ATGACATTGCAGCAACTCAAGTACTTTATCGAAATCGTGAACTGTGGTTCGATTAATAAGGCAGCGGAGAGTCTTTATATATCACAACCGAGCTTGTCCAATGCAGTAAAAGACTTGGAGGCCGAGATCGGTGTCGAGCTCTTCAACAGAACGCCCAAAGGCATCACACTAACAATGGACGGTGTAGAATTTCTAGGTTATGCCCGTCAAGTCGTCGAGCAAGCAAGCTTGCTGGAGCAGCGCTATTTAAGCAAGAAACCAACTCGTCGCCTATGCTCCATCTCAACTCAACACTATGCCTTTGCTGTGAATGCGTTCGTGAACATGGTCAAGAAAACCAATGCGGACGAATATGAATTTACGTTACGCGAGACACGGACTCATGAAATTATCGAGGATGTAAAAACCTTGAGAAGCGAGCTGGGCATTCTATACATGAATCCGTTCAATAGAAGAGTCCTTGAAAAACTACTGCGCGAGAATGGATTGACCTTCCACCCGCTGTTTACAGCCAAACCACATATTTTCGTCAGTACGTTGAACCCGCTCGCCAAGCAAGAGTATGTCACGCCTGAAGATTTAGAAGAGTACCCTTGCCTCTCCTTTGATCAAGGTGAGAACAACTCGTTCTATTTTTCCGAGGAAATCCTCAGCACGGCATATAGCAAGAAAACGATCCGCGTTAGCGATAGAGCTACCATCTTCAACCTGATGATCGGCCTCAATGGCTACACGATTTCAACGGGAATTGTTAGCGCAGATTTGAATGGGGATAACATTATCGCCGTACCCCTTCGTATCGAAGATACGATAGTGGTTGGCTGGATTGCGCATAATTCAATACAACTTACCAAGCAGGCCATGATGTACCTGGAAGAATTAAAACAAGTGGTATCCGAGTATGATGTTCTTATGGATGGTTAG
- a CDS encoding helix-turn-helix transcriptional regulator codes for MTLNILNSEVHSLFDQFTDLIQGQTQQRSWEQHITIPTQVGEGSILRTPIRPGMEIVVTDLTYAQDMKLRIQEACPLFELSYCLSGDIYCEWDGKESHTRHWTGNVLFFEDELVYEEKKADVRHQMLEIRLSPQGLFHYAADPSEKHRMETWLKRHKGHINPYPNTPEIHRCVSDMMNCSYDGALKRLYMESKAMELIALFGEVEGHEMEGHSRFLTRDDLLKLDQARELVLRYFEQPLSLQELSRRVGLNEFKLKKGFRERFDMTVFELVRKQRMEKALYYMEVQRMNIGEAAVAVGYSNVSNFTTAFRKIYGYNPSEYLRRFSH; via the coding sequence TTGACTCTTAATATACTGAACAGCGAGGTGCACAGCCTCTTTGATCAATTTACGGATCTGATTCAAGGACAAACCCAGCAGCGTTCATGGGAACAGCATATCACGATTCCTACGCAGGTTGGAGAGGGAAGCATCTTGAGAACACCCATCCGTCCCGGTATGGAAATAGTTGTAACAGACCTGACCTATGCGCAGGATATGAAGCTTCGTATTCAGGAAGCATGCCCGCTGTTTGAGCTTAGCTACTGCCTTAGCGGAGACATTTATTGTGAATGGGATGGCAAAGAAAGCCATACTCGTCATTGGACGGGCAACGTGCTATTTTTCGAGGATGAATTGGTCTATGAAGAGAAGAAAGCGGATGTCCGCCATCAAATGCTGGAAATCCGTTTATCTCCGCAGGGGCTATTCCATTATGCGGCTGATCCGAGTGAGAAGCATAGAATGGAGACTTGGCTGAAACGGCATAAGGGACATATTAATCCGTATCCAAACACGCCGGAAATTCATCGATGTGTATCGGATATGATGAACTGCTCTTATGATGGTGCACTGAAACGATTGTATATGGAGAGCAAGGCCATGGAGCTGATCGCTTTGTTCGGGGAAGTGGAAGGCCATGAAATGGAGGGCCATAGCCGCTTCCTGACCCGTGATGATCTACTGAAACTGGATCAAGCAAGAGAACTGGTGCTTCGCTATTTCGAACAGCCGTTATCGCTTCAGGAGTTGTCGCGTAGAGTTGGGCTTAATGAATTCAAGTTGAAGAAAGGCTTCCGGGAACGTTTTGACATGACCGTATTCGAACTGGTGCGGAAGCAGAGGATGGAGAAGGCTCTGTATTATATGGAAGTACAACGGATGAATATAGGGGAAGCGGCGGTAGCTGTGGGCTACAGTAATGTCAGCAATTTCACGACAGCTTTCCGTAAAATTTATGGATACAATCCAAGCGAATATCTCAGAAGGTTCTCCCATTAA
- a CDS encoding ABC transporter substrate-binding protein: MRNSSIKMIQFTILLTVLALFSAACGNPPHQGAHSVNTDSQGVEGGTESGHNGSQHYPVTLRIYTDEGKEMKQTIEKEPQKVVVLGTAMAELMIQFGQKDKIAGLAYLDQSFSPYTDEIAKLPLLTELWPSKEAVIALQPDLIYSMSSAFKEDRLGGISFWNERGIQVVPASNFNIGRSIDNYFEDIQNFGKIFNVEEQTDSYLKQQQTRIDEITQKAQHVKAKPKVLLLASAGRENYDYYPPSWCVIDEMVEGSGGEYMQLADGYIELQIEAIIAANPDKIILTHFQESDHESIKNKLLSNPRLKNMKAIQTGNVMVADYTNAIRGGLQLTDLYEEVARFVQPELFGGQ; the protein is encoded by the coding sequence ATGAGAAACTCAAGCATTAAAATGATCCAGTTCACTATACTTTTGACGGTGCTCGCTTTATTTAGCGCGGCATGCGGCAATCCGCCGCATCAAGGAGCTCATTCTGTGAATACCGATAGTCAGGGGGTGGAAGGCGGAACAGAAAGTGGTCATAATGGCAGTCAACATTACCCAGTTACGCTCCGAATTTATACGGACGAAGGGAAGGAAATGAAGCAGACCATCGAGAAGGAACCGCAAAAAGTAGTCGTACTTGGAACAGCTATGGCAGAGCTGATGATTCAATTCGGGCAAAAGGATAAAATTGCTGGCCTGGCCTATCTTGATCAGTCCTTTTCTCCATATACGGATGAAATCGCCAAATTGCCGCTCTTAACTGAGCTGTGGCCGAGTAAAGAAGCCGTTATCGCCCTGCAGCCTGATTTGATATACTCGATGTCTTCGGCATTTAAAGAAGATCGGTTAGGCGGGATATCCTTTTGGAACGAAAGGGGTATTCAGGTGGTTCCCGCATCGAATTTTAATATCGGACGCAGCATCGATAACTATTTCGAGGATATCCAAAACTTTGGAAAAATCTTTAACGTCGAGGAGCAGACGGATTCTTATCTTAAGCAGCAGCAAACAAGAATCGATGAAATCACACAGAAGGCACAGCATGTGAAGGCTAAGCCTAAGGTACTCCTACTGGCAAGCGCCGGGCGTGAAAATTATGATTATTATCCTCCATCCTGGTGCGTGATCGATGAGATGGTGGAAGGATCAGGCGGAGAGTATATGCAGTTAGCGGACGGGTACATCGAATTGCAAATCGAAGCGATCATTGCAGCAAATCCAGATAAAATCATCCTGACCCATTTTCAGGAAAGCGACCACGAAAGCATCAAGAATAAGCTGCTCTCTAATCCGCGCCTTAAGAATATGAAGGCGATTCAAACCGGGAATGTTATGGTGGCGGATTACACCAATGCCATTCGAGGTGGATTGCAGCTCACGGATTTATATGAAGAAGTTGCTCGATTCGTACAGCCCGAGCTGTTTGGAGGACAATAA
- a CDS encoding FecCD family ABC transporter permease: protein MVRPQTYKKIKGHWADFGKLASRRSSFVLMICALVLALICSIGLALSMGQVSVSFGDAMQIVVNQMFGISLDHPGGTLPAGAVDIIWNIRFPRVLLAMIVGAGLALCGTVMQSFVQNPLADPYILGISSGASLGATFSIMLGIGTASLAGSMGVAFWAFIGALGAAGAVMILANLGGKISSAKLVLMGTVVNALCSACSNFIIYMASNSEGIRSVTFWTMGSLASAHWDSLPLVGSITAAAAFFFIVQSRVLNTMLMGDEAAVTLGMNMKAYRGLYMVISSVLTGTLVATCGIIGFVGLIIPHIARSMVGSDHKRLLPVSILFSAIFLIWTDVLARTVIPNSELPIGIVTALLGAPMLMYMLLKKNYGFGGN, encoded by the coding sequence ATGGTAAGGCCGCAAACGTATAAGAAGATCAAGGGCCACTGGGCTGATTTCGGGAAGTTGGCAAGTAGACGTTCTTCATTTGTCCTGATGATTTGTGCACTCGTTCTCGCTTTGATTTGTTCGATCGGACTAGCTTTGTCGATGGGTCAAGTATCGGTATCCTTTGGCGATGCGATGCAGATCGTCGTAAATCAGATGTTTGGCATCTCCCTCGATCATCCGGGTGGGACGCTCCCAGCTGGGGCTGTTGATATCATTTGGAATATTCGGTTCCCAAGGGTATTGCTGGCTATGATTGTGGGCGCGGGGCTTGCATTATGCGGGACGGTCATGCAGTCGTTCGTGCAAAATCCGCTGGCGGACCCTTATATTCTCGGTATCTCGTCGGGTGCCTCCTTGGGGGCGACCTTCTCCATTATGCTGGGGATTGGGACAGCTAGCCTGGCAGGAAGCATGGGGGTGGCCTTTTGGGCTTTTATAGGGGCGTTAGGAGCAGCCGGAGCCGTGATGATATTAGCAAATTTGGGCGGGAAAATATCATCGGCCAAGCTGGTGCTGATGGGTACTGTAGTCAACGCACTATGTAGCGCATGCTCCAATTTCATTATATATATGGCGAGCAACTCCGAGGGAATCCGCTCGGTTACCTTCTGGACGATGGGCAGCCTCGCTTCCGCCCATTGGGATAGCTTGCCGCTCGTTGGGAGTATAACGGCCGCTGCTGCATTCTTTTTTATTGTGCAGTCACGGGTACTCAATACGATGCTGATGGGGGACGAAGCGGCTGTAACGCTTGGTATGAATATGAAAGCCTATCGAGGATTGTATATGGTGATTTCTTCGGTTCTGACGGGGACGCTTGTCGCGACATGCGGTATTATCGGTTTCGTCGGGCTTATCATTCCGCATATTGCAAGGAGCATGGTGGGCTCTGACCATAAGCGATTGCTGCCGGTATCTATATTATTTAGCGCTATCTTTCTTATTTGGACAGATGTGCTGGCAAGGACAGTTATACCTAACAGCGAACTGCCCATTGGAATTGTAACGGCGCTTCTTGGAGCACCGATGCTGATGTACATGCTGTTGAAGAAGAACTACGGATTTGGAGGTAACTAG
- a CDS encoding ABC transporter ATP-binding protein: MKLAVNEIVVAVNGIQIVNEISLCVRRGQFVGIIGPNGCGKSTLLKSIYKVIKPKRGTVFLDNVDVMKVRPKTVFQKMAVVGQFNDMNFDFTVLEMVLMGRTPHKQLLESDRKEDYTIVHEALQKVDLLDYADRSYSTLSGGEKQRVILARAIAQQPELLVLDEPTNHLDIKYQLQLLSAVKSLKIGTLAALHDLSLAALYCDVLYAVKDGEVVANGTPEQVLTKDMVRHVYNIDCEIYNNPVNGRLAFAFHPNGDCSREGSCNK, translated from the coding sequence ATGAAACTGGCGGTCAATGAGATTGTAGTAGCTGTTAACGGCATCCAAATCGTTAATGAGATTTCACTTTGTGTCAGGCGAGGTCAATTCGTTGGAATCATCGGCCCAAACGGCTGTGGTAAATCCACACTTCTAAAATCGATCTATAAGGTAATCAAACCAAAGCGGGGAACGGTCTTTTTAGATAATGTCGATGTTATGAAGGTGAGGCCGAAGACGGTTTTCCAAAAGATGGCCGTAGTTGGACAATTTAATGATATGAACTTTGATTTTACTGTGCTTGAAATGGTGCTGATGGGGCGTACTCCGCATAAACAGCTTCTGGAGTCCGATCGCAAGGAGGATTATACAATCGTCCATGAAGCCCTGCAAAAGGTTGACCTTCTGGACTATGCAGATCGAAGTTATTCAACGCTCTCCGGCGGCGAGAAGCAGCGAGTCATTCTGGCACGAGCCATTGCACAGCAGCCGGAGCTGCTTGTTCTGGATGAACCAACCAATCATCTGGATATCAAATATCAATTGCAGCTATTGTCTGCCGTTAAATCGTTGAAGATCGGCACTTTGGCCGCGCTACATGATTTGTCGCTTGCGGCATTGTACTGCGATGTGCTGTATGCGGTCAAAGACGGGGAGGTTGTGGCCAACGGGACGCCGGAGCAAGTGTTGACTAAAGATATGGTTCGGCATGTCTACAATATTGATTGCGAAATCTACAACAATCCAGTGAACGGGAGACTGGCTTTTGCGTTTCATCCGAATGGAGACTGCAGCAGGGAAGGGAGCTGCAATAAATGA
- a CDS encoding MFS transporter produces MTLNNLTAAPTSEVDAVPQANPRRWFALILILLPTLLISLNNYMMQVALPSMQASIHASFAEAQLIFSGYSLGLAIALILGGKLGDMYGRKRMLWIGVMGFTCMCLLGGLVSDPTLLIMIRIVQGLSAAMIQPQVLSIMQSSFLPSEKGLVFAIYGAVIGIGFTLGLILGGLLVDWNLFGLGWRIVFLFNVPFGLLVMMGLPIVPESRGQSSQGIDWFGIALIIPGLLMLIYPLTIGQKQGWPLWTWGCLIVSILLLLVFVLLQKQREETGRIPLVGLSIFKIGSFRVGIITELVVYLSMFTFFFILNYYLQSGLHFGIAETSLVFLPLGLGFFTTSLLSSRMVQRWGAAVLKTGMLTMGASLFILIWSLQIDAVHLFHWQNIMILLVYGLGLGMATTPLANMILHQVPPALAGTGSGLFTTLMYLANVFGVALISILFSAALRSPLTEASLEDYVRAFSLSTAVSGGLAIAAFGCISRLKKEGRTRT; encoded by the coding sequence ATGACTTTGAATAATCTGACTGCTGCCCCTACGAGTGAAGTTGATGCGGTACCCCAGGCCAATCCGCGCCGTTGGTTCGCCTTAATCCTGATTTTGCTGCCAACGCTTCTGATTTCGCTGAACAATTATATGATGCAGGTGGCGCTTCCAAGCATGCAAGCGAGCATTCATGCCAGCTTCGCTGAAGCTCAGCTTATATTCTCAGGATATTCGTTAGGGCTGGCCATTGCCTTGATCCTGGGTGGGAAGCTGGGAGATATGTATGGACGAAAACGCATGCTTTGGATCGGGGTTATGGGCTTTACTTGTATGTGTTTGCTCGGCGGATTGGTGTCCGACCCGACCTTACTTATTATGATTCGCATCGTTCAAGGGCTGTCGGCAGCGATGATTCAACCGCAGGTTTTGTCCATCATGCAAAGCAGCTTTCTCCCCAGTGAAAAAGGGTTAGTCTTCGCTATTTACGGCGCAGTTATCGGTATCGGATTCACGTTGGGGCTGATACTAGGCGGTTTATTGGTGGACTGGAACTTATTTGGTCTTGGTTGGCGAATCGTATTTCTGTTTAATGTGCCGTTTGGATTGCTAGTGATGATGGGACTGCCCATCGTCCCTGAATCCCGCGGACAGTCCAGTCAAGGTATTGATTGGTTCGGGATCGCATTGATTATTCCGGGCTTGCTCATGCTTATTTATCCATTAACCATCGGGCAAAAGCAAGGCTGGCCGCTATGGACCTGGGGCTGTTTGATAGTGTCCATCTTGCTGCTATTGGTATTTGTGCTTTTGCAGAAACAGAGAGAAGAGACGGGGCGCATACCATTGGTGGGGCTATCCATTTTCAAAATTGGCTCATTCCGTGTTGGAATCATTACAGAGCTGGTCGTATATCTTAGCATGTTTACTTTTTTCTTCATCCTGAATTATTATTTGCAGTCGGGACTGCATTTCGGTATTGCAGAGACGAGTCTTGTCTTTTTACCGCTGGGCCTTGGATTCTTCACCACCTCATTATTGTCATCACGGATGGTGCAGAGATGGGGGGCTGCGGTATTAAAAACCGGGATGCTTACGATGGGAGCCAGTTTATTTATACTGATCTGGTCCTTGCAAATCGATGCCGTACATTTATTCCATTGGCAAAATATAATGATCCTATTGGTATATGGACTGGGTCTGGGTATGGCGACAACGCCGCTGGCTAATATGATCTTGCATCAGGTGCCCCCGGCATTGGCCGGAACCGGTTCAGGGCTGTTCACCACCTTGATGTATTTGGCGAACGTTTTTGGGGTAGCATTAATTAGCATTTTGTTCTCGGCTGCTCTGCGCTCCCCACTTACGGAAGCCAGCCTGGAGGACTATGTCCGAGCTTTCTCCTTGTCGACGGCAGTGAGCGGGGGATTGGCTATCGCGGCATTTGGCTGCATTAGCAGATTAAAAAAAGAAGGAAGAACAAGAACGTGA
- a CDS encoding TetR family transcriptional regulator — translation MTNTDISLREIKKARAKIALYETSLSLMEDKMFHEVMVEDICQKAELSRVTFFKFFPKKEDVLIYFMQIWLTERIIEIENMQKRGFGAIRHLLYKVGEQAETITGIMPSLISFLAQMKMHPCPPELSRAEVRLLFPDEEEIGSKAPNLYDLFKRSMSEAEELEQLKQGISVDSAVKILFTIFLWLFPDRPAICFYRYYRIL, via the coding sequence ATGACCAATACGGATATTTCACTGAGGGAGATCAAGAAGGCAAGGGCTAAGATTGCGCTATATGAGACCAGTTTGTCCTTAATGGAAGATAAGATGTTTCACGAAGTCATGGTAGAAGACATTTGTCAGAAAGCGGAGCTATCCCGGGTTACTTTCTTTAAGTTTTTTCCGAAAAAGGAAGATGTGCTTATCTATTTCATGCAAATATGGCTTACTGAACGGATTATTGAAATCGAGAACATGCAGAAGCGTGGTTTCGGTGCGATCAGGCATCTGCTCTACAAAGTAGGAGAGCAAGCCGAGACGATCACTGGCATCATGCCTAGCCTGATTTCTTTTCTCGCGCAGATGAAGATGCATCCCTGTCCGCCGGAATTGAGCAGAGCTGAAGTCCGGCTCCTGTTCCCCGATGAAGAAGAAATAGGAAGCAAGGCACCGAATCTTTATGATCTTTTTAAGCGCAGCATGTCAGAAGCCGAGGAATTGGAGCAGCTCAAGCAGGGAATATCCGTCGATAGCGCGGTGAAAATTCTGTTTACGATTTTTTTATGGCTCTTTCCTGACCGCCCAGCAATATGCTTCTACCGATATTATAGGATTCTATGA